One window of Methylococcus sp. EFPC2 genomic DNA carries:
- a CDS encoding quinone oxidoreductase yields the protein MPYAIRFHRTGGPDVLRWEETALAEPADHEARIRHQAIGLNFIDIYHRSGLYPVPLPSGLGLEGAGIVEAVGSAVTGLQPGDRVAYAGGSLGAYAEVRNIPADRLVKLPDAIAFETAAAMMLKGLTAQYLLRRTYRVQAGDTVLIHAAAGGVGLILCQWAKALGATVIGTVGTDEKAALARAHGCDHAIVYGREDFAARVREITGGRGVPVVYDSVGKDTFFGSLDCLRPLGLMVSYGNASGPVPPFELLELSKRGSLFLTRPTLASYAAERGDLLQMAGELFEVVTTGKVRIEVKQTYALRDAALAHADLAARKTTGSTVFTVY from the coding sequence ATGCCCTACGCGATACGCTTTCATCGGACCGGCGGACCGGACGTGCTGCGCTGGGAAGAAACGGCCTTGGCCGAGCCGGCAGACCACGAGGCACGGATCCGTCATCAGGCGATCGGTCTGAATTTCATCGATATCTATCACCGCAGCGGCCTCTATCCGGTGCCGCTGCCGTCGGGTTTGGGCCTCGAAGGTGCAGGCATCGTCGAAGCGGTGGGCTCGGCGGTGACCGGCCTCCAGCCCGGCGACCGCGTGGCCTATGCCGGCGGATCGCTGGGCGCCTACGCCGAGGTGCGCAACATTCCCGCCGACCGTCTGGTCAAGCTGCCGGATGCCATCGCCTTCGAGACCGCCGCGGCCATGATGCTCAAGGGCCTCACCGCGCAGTATCTGCTGCGCCGCACCTACCGCGTGCAGGCCGGCGACACCGTATTGATCCACGCGGCCGCCGGCGGCGTCGGCCTGATCCTGTGTCAGTGGGCCAAAGCCTTGGGAGCCACGGTGATCGGGACCGTCGGAACCGACGAGAAGGCGGCCTTGGCGCGCGCCCATGGTTGCGACCACGCCATCGTTTACGGGCGCGAGGATTTCGCCGCGCGGGTCAGGGAAATCACCGGCGGCCGCGGCGTGCCGGTCGTCTACGACTCGGTCGGCAAGGACACCTTCTTCGGCTCGCTCGACTGCCTCCGCCCCCTGGGGCTGATGGTCAGCTACGGCAACGCCTCCGGCCCGGTGCCGCCCTTCGAACTTCTCGAACTGTCCAAGCGCGGTTCGCTGTTCCTGACCCGGCCGACGCTGGCGAGCTATGCGGCCGAGCGCGGCGACTTGCTGCAAATGGCCGGCGAACTCTTCGAGGTGGTAACGACGGGAAAGGTACGCATCGAGGTGAAGCAGACCTATGCCTTGCGGGATGCCGCGCTCGCCCACGCCGACCTGGCCGCCCGCAAGACGACCGGCTCGACCGTATTCACGGTTTATTAA
- a CDS encoding bifunctional 2-polyprenyl-6-hydroxyphenol methylase/3-demethylubiquinol 3-O-methyltransferase UbiG, with product MGLQDSTCVLCDANDFSLLAETGRFGFDLQKKICNACGLVQTHPSLKPEFHNEFYDKYYRKLYTNSEVVDYSELEVSQRARGRQILGFVEKFFHISDYSVIEIGCSSGGVLAELKPYAKQVSGCDLDVEGVKYARDHLGLDVEVASLPGVLPKSPRLFILSHVLEHVYSPLTTLRDLWRIMEQDDMLYVEVPSIKMVSKGEYKGDLRRYFNIAHVVDFSQATLLAMAKKAGFKCVASNERVQSILSKSKGSEIDDASKIDSVTDILEIEKSYNS from the coding sequence ATGGGTTTGCAGGACTCTACGTGCGTCCTTTGTGATGCTAACGATTTCTCGCTGCTGGCCGAGACGGGTCGGTTTGGGTTTGATTTACAGAAAAAGATATGCAACGCCTGCGGGCTTGTGCAGACCCATCCATCGCTTAAGCCTGAGTTTCACAATGAGTTTTATGATAAATACTACCGAAAGCTTTACACTAACTCAGAGGTTGTAGATTATTCGGAACTGGAAGTGTCTCAAAGGGCTCGAGGTCGACAGATTCTTGGCTTTGTTGAGAAGTTTTTTCATATTTCTGATTATTCGGTCATAGAGATAGGATGTAGTTCGGGCGGTGTACTCGCCGAGCTTAAGCCTTATGCGAAACAAGTCTCTGGCTGCGATTTGGATGTTGAAGGTGTTAAGTACGCAAGAGATCATTTAGGGCTAGACGTTGAAGTGGCCAGTCTGCCCGGAGTTTTGCCCAAAAGCCCCAGGCTCTTTATCCTTTCGCATGTATTGGAGCATGTGTATAGCCCGCTAACAACTCTTAGGGATTTATGGAGAATAATGGAGCAGGATGACATGTTATATGTAGAGGTTCCTTCTATAAAGATGGTTTCTAAAGGGGAATACAAGGGGGATCTCAGAAGGTATTTCAATATCGCTCATGTCGTGGACTTCTCTCAGGCGACACTTTTAGCAATGGCCAAGAAAGCTGGCTTTAAGTGCGTTGCATCAAACGAGCGCGTGCAATCGATTCTGTCCAAGTCGAAAGGGTCGGAAATTGATGATGCCAGCAAAATTGATTCAGTTACCGATATATTGGAGATAGAGAAATCCTATAACTCGTGA
- a CDS encoding VOC family protein: MIKQAKNTICLWYDGDAEDAARFYAKTFPNSSVGAVHRAPGDFPSGKEGDVLTVEFTVMGIPCLGLNGGPAIKHNWAFSFQVATDDQAETDRYWNAIVGNGGQESACGWCTDKWGLSWQITPRALTEAVTDPDPAVAKRAFDAMMQMTKIDIAAIEAARRG, encoded by the coding sequence ATGATCAAGCAAGCGAAGAACACGATTTGCCTTTGGTACGATGGCGATGCCGAGGACGCGGCGCGGTTTTACGCCAAGACCTTTCCCAATTCGTCCGTCGGCGCGGTGCACCGCGCACCGGGAGATTTTCCGTCGGGGAAGGAAGGGGACGTGTTGACGGTCGAGTTTACCGTGATGGGCATTCCCTGCCTCGGGCTCAACGGCGGGCCTGCTATCAAGCATAACTGGGCATTTTCGTTTCAGGTCGCAACCGATGACCAGGCCGAAACGGATCGTTATTGGAACGCGATCGTCGGCAACGGCGGCCAGGAGAGCGCGTGCGGCTGGTGCACGGACAAATGGGGATTGTCCTGGCAGATTACGCCGAGAGCCCTGACGGAAGCGGTCACCGACCCCGATCCGGCCGTCGCCAAGCGCGCGTTCGATGCGATGATGCAGATGACCAAGATCGACATCGCTGCAATCGAGGCGGCACGCCGCGGTTGA
- a CDS encoding YciI family protein produces MRVIVFVKATEDSEKGFVRTPETTEMLEAMGRFNDELRDAGILLAADGLTPSSQGKRIAFDGPGRAVIDGPFAHPRELVAGFWLWQVKDMDEAVAWVKRCPNPMPGPSEIEIRPLYELADLE; encoded by the coding sequence ATGCGTGTGATAGTGTTTGTGAAGGCGACCGAAGACAGCGAAAAGGGCTTTGTCCGCACGCCCGAGACGACGGAGATGCTCGAGGCGATGGGCAGATTCAATGATGAGCTGCGCGATGCCGGCATCCTGCTCGCCGCCGACGGCCTCACGCCGTCCTCGCAGGGCAAGCGTATTGCGTTCGATGGTCCCGGCCGTGCGGTCATCGACGGGCCTTTCGCCCACCCCAGGGAGCTGGTCGCCGGCTTCTGGCTCTGGCAGGTCAAGGATATGGACGAGGCGGTCGCCTGGGTAAAGCGCTGCCCCAATCCCATGCCGGGACCAAGCGAGATCGAAATCCGCCCGCTGTACGAGCTGGCTGATTTGGAGTAG
- a CDS encoding type II toxin-antitoxin system Phd/YefM family antitoxin yields MITVGAFEAKTHLSSLLERVAGGEEVLITKHGKAIARLVPAHVLDRASVDESIAKLKALRRGVRLEGWSWKELRDEGRR; encoded by the coding sequence ATGATTACCGTCGGTGCTTTCGAAGCAAAAACCCATCTATCGAGCTTGTTGGAACGTGTGGCTGGGGGCGAAGAGGTCTTGATAACCAAGCACGGCAAGGCTATCGCACGGCTGGTACCCGCCCATGTATTGGACCGTGCCAGTGTCGACGAATCGATCGCCAAGCTCAAGGCCTTGAGGCGCGGAGTAAGGCTGGAAGGCTGGTCGTGGAAGGAACTGCGCGACGAGGGGCGGCGGTGA
- a CDS encoding type II toxin-antitoxin system VapC family toxin: MTGFVLDCSIAVSWCFEDEASAATDELLERVRDETALVPALWHLELGNVLLQAERRGRISTGDVTARLELLANLPIATDEETTTRALREVLTLARAEKLTTYDAVYLELAMRRGLPLATKDHALADAAKRVGIIVLP, encoded by the coding sequence GTGACCGGCTTCGTACTGGATTGCTCGATTGCCGTTTCGTGGTGTTTCGAGGATGAAGCTTCCGCCGCAACGGATGAACTTCTGGAACGCGTGCGGGACGAGACCGCACTCGTCCCCGCCTTGTGGCACCTCGAATTGGGGAATGTGCTCCTACAGGCCGAACGCCGGGGACGAATCAGCACGGGAGACGTGACGGCACGCCTGGAGCTATTGGCGAATTTACCCATAGCTACAGATGAGGAAACAACAACAAGAGCGTTGCGGGAAGTCTTGACCCTGGCCCGCGCAGAGAAACTAACCACCTACGATGCGGTTTATCTGGAATTGGCCATGAGGCGAGGTCTGCCTTTGGCGACCAAAGACCATGCGCTCGCAGATGCGGCGAAGCGGGTGGGGATCATTGTGCTCCCATAG
- a CDS encoding FRG domain-containing protein → MIEEIFIESPNDLMFKLNDLPNHFIYRGHSNAGWKLESALERVIGDKWSSENARKFEDYSYRSFRSKYHIYAKSEHVPTSKLSWLSVMQHYGIPTRLLDFTESPYVALYFALEAYNPLSKEDFSVYAIDYTAIMEASIEFIRNRDSKFSETRASIGDKKDHIFDEVVDRFAYDILWITEPLEQNARMDRQFGTFLISGNRGKTIESIVSSGIYEKCRMYKFVVSHAFYENIYALLRKAGINAKVIYGDLTGLAKAIKMELQVYAI, encoded by the coding sequence ATGATTGAAGAAATCTTTATCGAAAGCCCGAATGATTTAATGTTTAAACTCAATGACCTTCCTAATCATTTTATTTATAGAGGACACTCAAATGCAGGGTGGAAGCTAGAGTCGGCCCTAGAGCGTGTAATCGGCGACAAATGGAGTTCAGAAAACGCACGAAAATTTGAAGATTATTCGTATCGATCATTTCGTTCAAAATATCATATTTACGCTAAATCTGAGCATGTACCGACATCAAAGCTTTCGTGGCTATCAGTGATGCAGCACTACGGTATTCCTACTAGGCTGCTGGATTTTACCGAGAGCCCTTATGTGGCGCTTTATTTTGCTTTGGAAGCATATAATCCACTATCAAAGGAAGATTTTTCAGTTTATGCAATAGACTATACGGCCATAATGGAGGCCTCCATAGAATTCATAAGAAATCGTGACTCTAAATTCTCTGAAACCAGAGCTTCTATTGGCGACAAAAAAGATCATATTTTTGATGAGGTGGTTGATCGATTCGCGTACGATATTTTGTGGATCACTGAGCCGTTAGAACAAAATGCGCGAATGGACAGGCAGTTTGGGACATTTTTGATCTCTGGAAATAGGGGAAAAACTATTGAGTCAATCGTAAGCTCCGGGATCTATGAGAAATGCCGAATGTACAAGTTTGTGGTCAGCCATGCCTTTTATGAGAATATTTATGCACTATTGCGAAAGGCTGGCATTAATGCAAAAGTTATATATGGCGATCTTACTGGGTTGGCCAAGGCAATTAAAATGGAGTTACAGGTATATGCAATCTAA